A single window of Sphingobacterium sp. ML3W DNA harbors:
- a CDS encoding TIGR01777 family oxidoreductase: protein METVIIAGGTGTIGKRLAELLIREGYRVIIFSRNPMLNQETNQMQHLHWDPDAKKINNNAIRQADYIINLAGASIADKRWSKKRRQELISSRVSSCKLIADALQQIPNEIKAVISTSAVGWYGEDKSDTHAFTENEEQGTDFLSWTCKLWEDSIRPIELLHKRMVIFRLGVVFSQHGGALKELTKSFRYKVATHLGSGKQKMSWIHIDDVCQLYLTAIRNNNISGIYNAVSSEVLPQKTILSRLAKQKIGRFYLPVSVPAFAIKLVLGQMGKEVLLNSTTVSNQKILDTGFQFKYPLLNEECIKNL, encoded by the coding sequence ATGGAAACAGTCATTATTGCTGGAGGAACGGGAACTATTGGTAAACGTTTAGCAGAGCTGCTTATACGCGAAGGCTATCGTGTCATCATATTCAGTCGAAATCCGATGTTAAATCAAGAAACCAATCAAATGCAACACCTACACTGGGATCCTGATGCAAAAAAAATAAACAATAATGCAATAAGGCAAGCTGATTATATCATCAACTTAGCTGGAGCTTCTATTGCAGATAAACGTTGGTCTAAAAAACGACGCCAGGAACTTATTTCCAGTCGGGTGAGTAGTTGTAAGCTCATTGCAGATGCACTGCAACAAATCCCTAATGAGATCAAGGCTGTCATCTCTACCTCTGCAGTTGGTTGGTATGGTGAAGATAAATCGGATACACATGCCTTTACTGAGAACGAGGAACAAGGAACGGATTTTCTGAGCTGGACCTGTAAGCTTTGGGAAGATAGTATCAGGCCAATAGAACTTCTTCATAAACGCATGGTCATTTTTAGATTGGGTGTCGTATTTAGTCAACATGGAGGTGCACTAAAAGAGTTAACCAAATCATTTAGGTATAAAGTAGCAACTCACTTAGGATCTGGTAAACAAAAAATGAGTTGGATTCATATTGATGATGTTTGTCAATTATATTTGACTGCAATTCGCAATAACAATATATCCGGAATTTACAATGCTGTAAGTTCGGAAGTCCTGCCACAAAAAACAATCCTTAGTCGTCTTGCAAAGCAAAAAATAGGCCGATTCTACCTTCCTGTCTCCGTTCCTGCATTTGCTATAAAACTAGTTTTAGGACAGATGGGCAAAGAGGTACTGCTGAATAGCACAACAGTAAGTAACCAAAAAATACTGGATACAGGTTTTCAGTTTAAATACCCACTTTTAAATGAGGAATGCATCAAAAATCTCTAA
- a CDS encoding methionine ABC transporter ATP-binding protein, with product MIELINISKTFAVKNKFTKALDQVSLSIPKGQIFGVIGSSGAGKSTLIRCVNLLEKPDTGQILIHGVDLMALSNQDLIQQRRKIGMIFQHFNLLSSRTVYENIAFPLELIGESKGKISDKVMELLALVGLEDKAHDYPASLSGGQKQRVAIARALASDPEILLCDEATSALDPATTKSILQLLKAINLKLNLTILLITHEMEVIKIICDQVAVIDGGQLIETGTVEQIFTSPREALTKHFIQSSLHAELPAIYQERLKESGRPIVQIYLAEHHSQTSIIKQLHDQYGIEVAIISAQIDYVGSIKFGIMNLELIGPSDKIADSLHYLKSNYSQIEIIGYV from the coding sequence ATGATAGAATTAATTAACATTTCCAAGACATTTGCGGTAAAAAATAAGTTTACGAAGGCTTTAGATCAAGTATCTTTATCTATTCCGAAGGGACAAATATTTGGTGTTATCGGCAGTTCTGGCGCAGGAAAAAGCACATTAATCAGATGTGTTAATTTACTGGAAAAACCAGATACGGGACAAATTTTGATACATGGTGTTGATTTAATGGCTTTATCAAATCAAGATCTGATTCAACAGCGTCGAAAAATTGGAATGATCTTTCAACATTTCAATTTATTATCTTCTCGCACAGTTTATGAAAATATTGCTTTCCCATTAGAGCTTATCGGAGAATCAAAGGGTAAAATCAGCGATAAAGTAATGGAGCTGTTAGCTTTGGTAGGTCTTGAAGACAAAGCACATGATTATCCTGCCAGTCTTTCTGGTGGGCAAAAACAACGTGTAGCGATTGCAAGGGCGTTAGCTAGTGATCCGGAAATATTATTATGCGATGAAGCAACCAGTGCACTGGACCCTGCAACAACGAAATCCATTTTGCAGTTGCTTAAAGCAATCAATTTGAAGCTTAATTTGACCATTCTACTCATCACGCATGAGATGGAAGTCATTAAGATTATTTGCGATCAAGTTGCTGTTATTGATGGAGGACAACTTATTGAAACAGGTACTGTGGAACAAATTTTTACATCACCGAGAGAAGCTTTAACAAAACATTTCATTCAGTCATCCCTTCATGCGGAATTACCGGCCATCTATCAAGAGCGATTGAAAGAAAGTGGGCGTCCTATCGTGCAAATTTATCTCGCTGAACACCACAGTCAAACTTCAATAATTAAGCAACTACACGACCAATACGGCATTGAAGTAGCTATTATCAGTGCTCAGATTGACTATGTGGGCTCAATAAAATTTGGCATAATGAATTTGGAACTAATCGGTCCTTCAGATAAGATTGCGGATAGCCTCCACTATTTAAAATCAAATTATTCACAAATTGAAATCATAGGATATGTCTGA
- the metI gene encoding methionine ABC transporter permease MetI, protein MSETVIDLLIKGTIETVVMTFLSGFFGFVIGLPTGIFLFLTQKNQLHENKFIHQLLALLVNIFRSIPFIILIVWMIPFTRQIVGTSIGVNAALVPLSFAAAPFIARLVENSLLEIPNGLIEAARAMGATTTQIIYKVLLPESLPSLINNLTITLITLVGYSAMGGAVGAGGLGQIGYQYGYIGYDTFIMNAVLILLILIVFILQFTGDYLSKKANHR, encoded by the coding sequence ATGTCTGAGACAGTTATAGATTTATTGATTAAGGGTACAATAGAGACTGTTGTGATGACTTTTTTATCAGGCTTTTTTGGCTTTGTGATTGGTCTACCAACTGGTATTTTTCTTTTTTTAACTCAAAAAAATCAGTTACATGAGAATAAGTTTATACATCAACTATTAGCCCTATTGGTCAATATATTCCGCTCTATCCCTTTTATTATCCTTATTGTTTGGATGATACCTTTTACCAGACAGATCGTTGGAACTTCTATTGGTGTCAATGCTGCTTTAGTCCCACTCAGTTTTGCTGCAGCTCCATTTATAGCCCGTTTGGTCGAAAATAGTCTTTTGGAAATTCCGAACGGATTAATTGAGGCTGCCCGTGCAATGGGAGCCACAACAACACAAATAATATACAAAGTATTACTCCCTGAATCACTCCCATCACTCATTAATAATCTGACGATTACATTGATTACCTTAGTTGGTTATTCAGCTATGGGAGGTGCAGTAGGCGCAGGTGGTCTTGGACAGATTGGCTATCAATATGGTTATATTGGCTATGACACATTTATTATGAATGCCGTATTAATTTTACTAATTTTAATTGTATTTATTCTACAGTTTACAGGAGATTATTTGTCTAAAAAAGCTAATCATCGTTAA
- the metQ gene encoding methionine ABC transporter substrate-binding lipoprotein MetQ, translated as MRLHSKICVLALTLIVLVSCNGKKTDSKVLKVGIVAGPEQELAETAKKIAKERFNLDVELVSFSDYVIPNEALNQGDIDINSFQHLPYLQEQSRQRGYKLAAVANTFVFPIVAYSKKIKSISELQPGATIVIPNDPTNGGRSLLLLQKEGLIKLKDDVGLLPKKTDIVDNPKRLNIMELEAPQLPRVLDDKEVIIAIINNTFAAQAGLSPDKEGLFSEDKDSPYVNLIVSREDNRNDERIKQFIEAYQSAEVEATAKKIFKGGAIKGW; from the coding sequence ATGAGATTACATTCTAAAATTTGCGTACTCGCATTGACCTTAATTGTTCTGGTCTCTTGTAACGGAAAAAAAACAGATTCAAAGGTACTTAAGGTAGGAATTGTAGCAGGCCCAGAGCAAGAGTTGGCGGAGACCGCAAAAAAAATTGCTAAAGAAAGGTTCAATCTTGATGTAGAACTTGTAAGCTTTAGCGATTATGTAATCCCGAATGAAGCTTTAAACCAAGGTGATATCGATATCAATTCATTCCAGCACTTACCTTATCTTCAAGAACAATCGAGACAACGAGGCTATAAATTAGCTGCAGTTGCCAATACATTTGTCTTTCCTATTGTCGCTTATTCTAAAAAAATAAAATCGATAAGCGAATTGCAACCCGGCGCCACTATCGTAATTCCCAATGACCCTACAAATGGTGGAAGATCTTTGCTATTATTACAAAAAGAAGGATTAATAAAATTAAAAGATGATGTTGGCCTTCTGCCTAAAAAGACAGATATCGTGGATAACCCTAAGCGGTTAAACATCATGGAATTGGAAGCGCCGCAACTACCACGAGTTTTAGATGATAAAGAAGTAATAATTGCAATCATTAACAATACATTTGCTGCTCAAGCTGGATTAAGCCCAGATAAAGAAGGTTTATTCTCGGAAGACAAAGACTCACCCTATGTGAATCTCATCGTATCTCGGGAAGATAATCGCAATGATGAACGTATCAAACAATTCATCGAAGCATACCAATCTGCTGAAGTTGAAGCTACTGCTAAGAAAATCTTCAAGGGCGGAGCGATAAAAGGCTGGTAA
- a CDS encoding MFS transporter: MLSKSLQKTALDYRFQIASYAILTFYGYFTIGLSLAVLPIFIHETLGYNTIIAGAVIGSQYIMTFFMRAYAGTIVDKKGPKPAVIISMICFMITGILLWAAFYTSASPLLSISLLALSRLLTGCGEGMVGASPVNWAILRVGDQHTSTAISYNGIFNYSSMAIGAPLGVILSQQFGNWTIAALTLFIGSVGLASTLNKKALSSVSKEIRNSFFTVLKAVSPFGMGLALAGIGFGTISTFITLYYNYKGWDNAALCITCFSTMFVLGRFVLTNSINKIGGIKIALFCMVIESFGLLLISFAPSPFLTIIGAAITGLGFSMVFPALGVEAVNSASAANKGAALGAYGLFIDISLGISGPLVGLIAKQFGMNFIFPFSLLLVLSGVVVCFLLIRSKRNSVKKITTFV, from the coding sequence ATGTTATCAAAATCTCTACAAAAAACGGCTCTTGATTACCGTTTTCAGATTGCTAGCTACGCGATATTAACTTTTTATGGCTATTTCACTATTGGCCTTTCGCTAGCTGTTCTTCCAATATTCATACATGAAACTTTAGGTTACAATACGATTATAGCGGGTGCTGTAATAGGTTCACAATATATCATGACCTTTTTTATGCGTGCCTATGCCGGTACGATCGTAGACAAAAAGGGTCCAAAACCAGCAGTTATTATCAGCATGATTTGCTTTATGATAACGGGCATATTACTTTGGGCGGCATTTTACACCAGTGCGTCTCCCTTGCTTTCCATCTCTCTACTTGCATTATCTCGATTACTTACGGGTTGTGGAGAAGGAATGGTGGGTGCTAGTCCTGTCAATTGGGCAATCTTGCGTGTTGGGGACCAACATACCAGTACAGCAATCTCGTATAATGGTATCTTCAACTACAGTTCCATGGCTATAGGCGCACCATTAGGCGTTATTCTATCGCAACAATTTGGCAATTGGACTATAGCGGCATTGACCCTATTTATTGGGAGTGTTGGGCTCGCTTCTACTCTAAATAAAAAAGCCCTTTCGTCGGTTTCAAAAGAAATAAGAAATTCCTTTTTCACTGTGCTCAAAGCAGTCTCTCCCTTTGGAATGGGGCTTGCCTTAGCAGGAATAGGTTTCGGTACGATATCCACCTTTATTACGCTTTATTACAATTACAAAGGTTGGGATAATGCAGCACTCTGTATCACCTGCTTTAGTACGATGTTTGTTTTAGGAAGATTCGTATTGACCAACAGCATTAATAAGATTGGAGGGATTAAAATAGCACTTTTTTGTATGGTGATTGAAAGTTTTGGTTTATTACTCATTTCTTTCGCGCCCTCTCCGTTTCTGACTATAATTGGTGCGGCTATTACGGGTTTAGGCTTTTCAATGGTATTCCCAGCACTTGGCGTTGAAGCTGTCAATAGCGCCTCAGCGGCCAACAAAGGTGCTGCATTGGGAGCGTATGGCCTGTTCATCGATATATCACTTGGCATCTCGGGCCCTTTAGTTGGACTGATTGCAAAACAATTTGGTATGAATTTCATTTTTCCATTTAGTCTGCTCTTGGTCCTATCAGGGGTAGTAGTCTGCTTTTTATTGATAAGATCTAAAAGAAATTCTGTAAAAAAAATAACCACATTTGTTTAA
- a CDS encoding MBL fold metallo-hydrolase gives MLNILSDFLVRKPEGYYCQYGDFYIDALLPVPVDVVSHGHGDHARPGHATIYCTDVTAAIMRYRYSQQPLSSYKTIAFRQTFKIGAVALTLIPAGHILGSAQILMEYKGVRYLYTGDYKLQGDATCEAIEVVQADVLITECTFADPEVVHPDPVAEIKKLNDQPFNILLGTYALGKAQRLTDLINKHCPERRVLVHHGIAPLHRIYDDMGLNKLVYEQYNRREMKIGEPNKVYMVPPMTFNSYIRATKVVRAFASGWKRLQQNNDLSLYISDHVDWNDILFFIQEVKPKEVWTLHGDGRILKQHFEGVLSVRDIY, from the coding sequence ATGTTAAATATTTTATCAGACTTTCTGGTTAGAAAACCAGAAGGCTACTATTGTCAGTATGGGGATTTTTATATTGATGCTTTACTGCCAGTTCCGGTAGATGTTGTTTCGCATGGTCATGGGGATCATGCAAGACCTGGACATGCAACGATATATTGTACGGATGTTACTGCGGCAATTATGCGTTACCGCTATTCGCAACAACCTTTGTCAAGTTATAAGACGATAGCTTTCCGTCAAACTTTTAAGATTGGTGCAGTTGCATTAACGCTTATACCGGCAGGGCATATATTAGGATCAGCTCAAATTTTAATGGAGTATAAGGGTGTCAGGTATCTTTATACGGGTGATTATAAGCTGCAGGGGGATGCGACATGTGAAGCGATTGAGGTGGTGCAAGCAGATGTCTTAATTACAGAATGTACGTTTGCAGATCCAGAAGTAGTCCACCCGGATCCTGTTGCGGAGATAAAAAAATTGAATGACCAGCCCTTCAATATCTTGTTGGGGACTTATGCACTTGGAAAAGCACAACGATTGACGGATTTGATTAATAAGCACTGTCCAGAGCGTAGGGTGTTAGTTCATCATGGTATTGCTCCATTGCATCGTATTTATGACGACATGGGGCTTAATAAGCTAGTTTACGAGCAGTATAACAGAAGAGAGATGAAGATCGGCGAACCCAATAAGGTGTATATGGTGCCGCCGATGACTTTCAATAGCTACATTCGAGCAACTAAAGTTGTCCGAGCTTTTGCATCAGGGTGGAAAAGATTGCAGCAGAATAACGACCTGTCACTCTATATATCAGATCATGTAGATTGGAACGATATCTTGTTTTTTATCCAAGAAGTAAAACCGAAAGAGGTATGGACTCTTCATGGAGATGGCCGAATATTGAAACAACATTTTGAAGGTGTACTTTCAGTAAGAGATATTTATTAA
- the coaE gene encoding dephospho-CoA kinase (Dephospho-CoA kinase (CoaE) performs the final step in coenzyme A biosynthesis.) produces the protein MGIKVGIAGGIGSGKTIVCQVFKVLGIPIYNADLEAKLIMNKSDQVRMAIIKAFGEESYHDGLLNKEFISTQVFNDSEKLKQLNSIVHPAVIQAAEDWAEVQTGPYSLKEAAILFESGSYKKVDYSILVTAPIDLRIARVMQRDHVTKEQVLARMNSQMSDEEKAKLADFVIINDGITAVIPQVMALHHQFQK, from the coding sequence ATGGGAATCAAAGTAGGTATAGCTGGTGGAATCGGCTCAGGAAAAACGATTGTATGTCAAGTTTTTAAAGTTTTAGGGATTCCTATTTATAATGCAGATTTGGAAGCAAAGTTGATTATGAATAAAAGTGATCAAGTTCGGATGGCGATTATCAAGGCGTTTGGAGAGGAGTCGTATCATGATGGTTTACTAAATAAGGAATTTATATCCACTCAGGTCTTTAATGATTCAGAGAAACTAAAACAGTTAAATAGCATTGTCCACCCTGCCGTGATACAAGCAGCTGAAGATTGGGCTGAGGTACAAACGGGTCCATATTCATTAAAAGAAGCTGCCATTCTTTTTGAAAGTGGCTCTTATAAAAAGGTTGATTATAGTATATTGGTAACGGCTCCTATCGACCTAAGGATAGCTCGTGTTATGCAACGTGACCACGTGACCAAAGAGCAAGTGCTAGCAAGGATGAATAGTCAAATGTCTGATGAAGAAAAGGCTAAGCTAGCAGATTTTGTGATTATTAATGATGGGATAACAGCAGTTATTCCACAAGTGATGGCCCTTCACCATCAATTTCAGAAATAA
- the yajC gene encoding preprotein translocase subunit YajC, whose product MNTVFLQAGGAGSGLMSFLPMILIVVVFYFFMIRPQMKKQKDHKKYIEELGVNSQIITNAGIHGRIVEVSETTFLVDVGSGVRIRFDKSAVSLDASKAANAKA is encoded by the coding sequence ATGAATACAGTTTTTTTACAGGCGGGAGGAGCAGGAAGCGGATTGATGAGCTTCTTACCGATGATTCTTATCGTGGTTGTTTTTTATTTCTTTATGATCAGACCACAAATGAAGAAACAAAAAGATCACAAAAAATATATTGAGGAATTAGGTGTTAATTCTCAAATTATTACAAATGCGGGTATTCATGGCCGTATTGTTGAAGTTTCAGAAACAACATTTTTAGTTGATGTAGGTTCTGGTGTAAGAATTCGTTTCGATAAATCAGCCGTTTCACTAGATGCTTCAAAAGCAGCCAATGCAAAAGCATAA
- a CDS encoding DUF1573 domain-containing protein, translating to MKKLNYSLFLALGIWTLSSCGSSTKSENTSTDSTMTVADPSANNEAALGAIGTIEFAEPAFEFGQIKEGEEVTHIFTLANTGNAPLIISEVRASCGCTQPEFSKNPVLPGKTSDIKVTFKSEGQVGKQQKIITIHSNASNGLTTVQLKGEVLAAK from the coding sequence ATGAAAAAATTGAACTATTCACTTTTTTTGGCATTAGGCATTTGGACATTGAGCTCATGTGGTTCAAGTACTAAAAGTGAAAACACATCTACAGACTCAACGATGACTGTAGCGGATCCTTCTGCAAATAATGAAGCAGCATTAGGAGCTATTGGAACCATTGAGTTTGCAGAGCCTGCATTCGAATTTGGACAGATTAAAGAAGGAGAAGAGGTAACACATATCTTTACGCTAGCGAATACTGGAAATGCACCTTTGATCATTTCAGAAGTAAGAGCATCTTGTGGATGTACTCAACCGGAGTTTTCTAAAAACCCTGTTCTTCCGGGAAAAACCTCAGATATTAAAGTTACCTTTAAAAGCGAGGGTCAGGTCGGTAAGCAACAGAAAATAATAACCATTCATTCTAATGCATCAAATGGACTCACAACTGTTCAATTAAAAGGTGAAGTATTAGCAGCTAAATAA
- the nusB gene encoding transcription antitermination factor NusB, with amino-acid sequence MLNRRHLRVKVVQTLYAYSLSEDKDIKAFEKALLQNVDEVYEMYIWTLNLLDEVTDYALIDAEGRANKFLPTEKDLSHNTKLSSNTFIESLRQNPQYGEAVKKYDVSWGFDPEIVRTVFAQLKHTEDYAYYMQSSDRSIAVEKDIIKFIFKKIILKSPVIEQVFEEKFINWPVDKEVLQALIAKTFKNFSSEEPRQNKLADLTQNWYDDKDFILNLIAKTIRYTNEYQKMITEKTKNWESDRIALMDTLLMRMAICELVNFPSIPVKVTINEYIEISKVFSTLKSNTFINGILDKILSDLNQDGRIQKQGRGLNN; translated from the coding sequence ATGTTAAATAGAAGACACCTAAGGGTCAAAGTAGTGCAGACGCTCTATGCGTACAGTTTATCTGAAGATAAAGATATTAAAGCCTTCGAAAAGGCATTGTTGCAAAATGTGGATGAAGTGTACGAAATGTACATTTGGACTTTGAATCTCCTGGATGAAGTGACAGACTATGCATTAATTGATGCAGAAGGTCGTGCCAATAAGTTTTTACCAACTGAAAAAGATTTATCACACAACACCAAATTAAGTAGCAATACTTTTATTGAGTCTCTTAGACAGAATCCACAATATGGAGAAGCTGTGAAAAAGTATGACGTGTCATGGGGCTTTGACCCAGAAATAGTTCGCACTGTTTTTGCACAATTAAAACATACTGAGGATTACGCTTATTATATGCAATCTTCAGATCGTTCAATCGCCGTTGAGAAGGATATCATTAAATTTATTTTCAAAAAAATTATTTTGAAATCTCCGGTTATCGAACAGGTATTTGAAGAAAAGTTTATCAACTGGCCAGTGGATAAAGAAGTTTTACAGGCATTAATTGCTAAAACATTCAAAAACTTTAGTTCAGAAGAACCAAGACAAAATAAGTTGGCAGATCTTACCCAAAATTGGTACGATGATAAAGATTTCATTTTGAATCTGATTGCAAAAACAATCCGTTATACAAATGAATATCAAAAAATGATTACGGAGAAAACGAAAAATTGGGAATCGGATCGTATCGCACTAATGGATACTTTATTGATGCGTATGGCGATTTGCGAGTTGGTGAATTTCCCTTCTATCCCAGTGAAAGTTACTATCAATGAATATATTGAAATCTCTAAGGTATTCAGTACATTAAAAAGTAATACTTTTATTAATGGTATTTTAGATAAAATTTTGAGTGATTTAAATCAAGATGGCCGTATTCAAAAACAAGGTCGTGGATTGAATAATTAG
- a CDS encoding Glu/Leu/Phe/Val family dehydrogenase, with amino-acid sequence MSATQTPIFELLGQFGHQNLFFCNDEVVGLKAIVAIHDTTLGPAIGGVRMLPYSSTEEAIEDALRLSKAITYKSAISGLNLGGGSAVIIGNHRIDKTEVLLRRFGQFIEGLNGNFIASIDVGIGQRDLEHIFTETSYVAGLPKAINGGGDTSMFAAQGVLYGIKASLKELYGSDSLAGRKVIVHGIGSVGERLIEMLREENSRVYVSDITEDRMLKIAAKYKVETIAFDKVFDFDCDVYAPCALGGTVNPETASRMQCKIIAGAANNQLKEELMTSNILHERGILYAPDYLINAGALVSCYSEIQGYGADHTEFVIKNIYSATREVFQKSKQENISSFQAANEIAEKRIFDIRKLKR; translated from the coding sequence ATGTCAGCAACGCAAACTCCAATTTTCGAATTATTGGGCCAATTTGGTCACCAAAATTTATTTTTTTGTAATGATGAAGTAGTTGGTTTGAAAGCAATTGTCGCTATTCATGACACGACGTTAGGTCCAGCGATAGGAGGTGTTCGCATGTTGCCTTATTCCAGTACAGAAGAGGCTATCGAAGATGCACTTCGACTGTCTAAAGCGATTACCTATAAGTCCGCTATTAGCGGTCTTAATCTAGGAGGAGGGAGTGCCGTTATTATCGGAAATCACCGAATTGATAAAACGGAGGTTTTACTTCGAAGATTTGGACAATTTATTGAAGGATTAAATGGTAATTTTATTGCTTCGATAGATGTTGGCATTGGACAACGTGATTTGGAGCATATCTTTACGGAAACATCTTACGTAGCAGGGCTTCCAAAAGCCATAAATGGAGGAGGAGATACTTCTATGTTTGCAGCACAGGGTGTTCTTTATGGAATAAAAGCATCTTTAAAAGAGCTGTATGGTTCGGACAGTCTAGCTGGACGAAAAGTCATTGTACATGGTATCGGGAGTGTTGGAGAACGATTAATCGAGATGTTACGCGAAGAAAACTCACGCGTATATGTAAGTGATATCACAGAAGATCGAATGCTTAAGATAGCCGCTAAATATAAAGTCGAAACAATTGCATTCGATAAAGTTTTTGATTTTGATTGCGATGTTTACGCCCCTTGTGCACTTGGAGGTACGGTTAACCCAGAGACAGCCTCAAGAATGCAATGTAAGATCATTGCAGGAGCTGCGAACAATCAATTGAAGGAAGAATTAATGACCAGTAATATCCTACATGAAAGGGGTATTTTATATGCGCCAGATTACTTAATTAATGCCGGCGCGTTGGTTAGTTGTTATTCAGAAATACAAGGATATGGCGCTGATCATACCGAATTTGTAATCAAAAATATCTATAGCGCAACACGCGAAGTTTTCCAAAAATCGAAGCAAGAAAATATTTCTTCGTTCCAAGCTGCTAATGAAATCGCAGAAAAGCGTATCTTTGACATTCGAAAACTCAAAAGATAG